One segment of Balaenoptera ricei isolate mBalRic1 chromosome 8, mBalRic1.hap2, whole genome shotgun sequence DNA contains the following:
- the RCOR2 gene encoding REST corepressor 2 isoform X1 has protein sequence MPSVMEKPSAGSGILSRSRAKTAPNGGQPHSEDDSSEEEHSHDSMIRVGTNYQAVIPECKPESPARYSNKELKGMLVWSPNHCVSDAKLDKYIAMAKEKHGYNIEQALGMLLWHKHDVEKSLADLANFTPFPDEWTVEDKVLFEQAFGFHGKCFQRIQQMLPDKLIPSLVKYYYSWKKTRSRTSVMDRQARRLGGRKDKEDSDELEEGRGAVSEGEPDAGDPKREPLPSRPLNARPGPGKKEAQGSQYRHHPLRTRRRPPKGMYLSPEGLTAVSGSPDLANLTLRGLDSQLISLKRQVQSMKQTNSSLRQALEGGIDPLRPPEANTKFNSHWTTDEQLLAVQAIRRYGKDFGAIAEVIGNKTLTQVKTFFVSYRRRFNLEEVLQEWEAEQDGAPGAPPVPMEEARRGAPLPAPALEEDDEVQITSVSTSGPRSGPPAPPPPPPPTSLSQPPPLLRPPLPTAPTLLRQPPPLQQGRFLQPRLAPNQPPPPLIRPALAASRHGARPGPQPAPTLAGAPLEPPAPSL, from the exons ATGCCCTCGGTGATGGAGAAGCCGAGCGCGGGCTCCGGGATCCTGTCCCGCAGCCGGGCCAAGACGGCGCCCAACGGCGGACAACCCCACTCGGAGGATGACAGCAGCGAGGAGGAGCACTCGCACG ACAGCATGATCCGCGTTGGAACCAATTACCAGGCCGTAATTCCGGAGTGCAAGCCTG AGAGCCCCGCACGCTACAGTAACAAGGAGCTGAAGGGGATGTTGGTGTGGTCGCCCAACCACTGTGTGTCAGATGCCAAGC TTGACAAGTACATTGCGATGGCCAAGGAGAAGCATGGTTACAACATCGAGCAG gcactgggcaTGCTCCTGTGGCATAAGCACGACGTAGAGAAGTCTCTGGCTGACCTGGCCAACTTCACCCCGTTCCCGGACGAGTGGACGGTAGAGGACAAGGTGCTGTTTGAACAGGCCTTTGGCTTCCATGGCAAATGTTTCCAGCGGATCCAGCAGATG CTGCCTGACAAGCTGATTCCCAGCCTGGTGAAGTATTACTACTCTTGGAAGAAGACCCGCAGCCGGACCAGTGTGATGGACAGACAGGCTCGGCGGCTGGGGGGCCGAAAGGACAAAGAAGACAG TGATGAGCTTGAAGAGGGACGAGGAGCCGTGAGTGAGGGGGAGCCGGACGCTGGAGACCCCAAGAGAGAG CCTCTGCCCTCTCGGCCCCTGAATGCCCGCCCAGGTCCAGGAAAGAAGGAGGCCCAGGGGTCTCAGTACCGCCACCATCCGCTGCGAACTCGGCGGCGCCCTCCCAAGGGCATGTACCTGAGCCCTGAGGGCCTCACTGCCGTGTCGGGGAGCCCGGACCTTGCCAACCTCACACTTCGAGGCCTCGACTCCCAGCTCATCTCCCTCAAGCGCCAG GTGCAAAGCATGAAGCAGACCAACAGCAGCCTCCGCCAAGCCCTGGAGGGGGGCATCGATCCACTCCGCCCCCCTGAG GCCAACACCAAGTTCAACTCCCACTGGACCACGGATGAGCAGCTTTTGGCAGTACAAG CCATCCGTAGGTATGGCAAAGACTTTGGGGCTATTGCAGAGGTGATTGGGAACAAGACTCTGACCCAGGTGAAGACCTTCTTTGTGAGCTACCGGCGCCGCTTCAATCTGGAGGAGGTGCTGCAGGAATGGGAGGCCGAGCAGGATGGGGCCCCTGGAGCCCCCCCGGTCCCCATGGAGGAGGCTAGGAGAGGGGCTCCCTtgccagccccagccctggaggAAGACGATGAg GTCCAGATTACATCTGTGTCGACATCAGGACCCCGATCGGGGCCCCCTGCGCCGCCCCCTCCTCCGCCTCCCACCTCGCTGTCCCAGCCACCGCCACTGCTGAGGCCACCTTTGCCCACGGCTCCCACCCTGCTCCGCCAGCCACCCCCACTCCAGCAGGGCCGCTTCCTCCAGCCCCGGCTGGCCCCCAACCAGCCCCCACCACCTCTCATCCGCCCTGCCCTGGCTGCCTCCCGCCACGGTGCCCGCCCGGGCCCTCAGCCCGCACCCACCCTGGCTGGAGcccccctggagcctccagcaCCCTCGCTCTGA
- the RCOR2 gene encoding REST corepressor 2 isoform X2 translates to MPSVMEKPSAGSGILSRSRAKTAPNGGQPHSEDDSSEEEHSHDSMIRVGTNYQAVIPECKPESPARYSNKELKGMLVWSPNHCVSDAKLDKYIAMAKEKHGYNIEQALGMLLWHKHDVEKSLADLANFTPFPDEWTVEDKVLFEQAFGFHGKCFQRIQQMLPDKLIPSLVKYYYSWKKTRSRTSVMDRQARRLGGRKDKEDSDELEEGRGAVSEGEPDAGDPKREPLPSRPLNARPGPGKKEAQGSQYRHHPLRTRRRPPKGMYLSPEGLTAVSGSPDLANLTLRGLDSQLISLKRQVQSMKQTNSSLRQALEGGIDPLRPPEANTKFNSHWTTDEQLLAVQEVIGNKTLTQVKTFFVSYRRRFNLEEVLQEWEAEQDGAPGAPPVPMEEARRGAPLPAPALEEDDEVQITSVSTSGPRSGPPAPPPPPPPTSLSQPPPLLRPPLPTAPTLLRQPPPLQQGRFLQPRLAPNQPPPPLIRPALAASRHGARPGPQPAPTLAGAPLEPPAPSL, encoded by the exons ATGCCCTCGGTGATGGAGAAGCCGAGCGCGGGCTCCGGGATCCTGTCCCGCAGCCGGGCCAAGACGGCGCCCAACGGCGGACAACCCCACTCGGAGGATGACAGCAGCGAGGAGGAGCACTCGCACG ACAGCATGATCCGCGTTGGAACCAATTACCAGGCCGTAATTCCGGAGTGCAAGCCTG AGAGCCCCGCACGCTACAGTAACAAGGAGCTGAAGGGGATGTTGGTGTGGTCGCCCAACCACTGTGTGTCAGATGCCAAGC TTGACAAGTACATTGCGATGGCCAAGGAGAAGCATGGTTACAACATCGAGCAG gcactgggcaTGCTCCTGTGGCATAAGCACGACGTAGAGAAGTCTCTGGCTGACCTGGCCAACTTCACCCCGTTCCCGGACGAGTGGACGGTAGAGGACAAGGTGCTGTTTGAACAGGCCTTTGGCTTCCATGGCAAATGTTTCCAGCGGATCCAGCAGATG CTGCCTGACAAGCTGATTCCCAGCCTGGTGAAGTATTACTACTCTTGGAAGAAGACCCGCAGCCGGACCAGTGTGATGGACAGACAGGCTCGGCGGCTGGGGGGCCGAAAGGACAAAGAAGACAG TGATGAGCTTGAAGAGGGACGAGGAGCCGTGAGTGAGGGGGAGCCGGACGCTGGAGACCCCAAGAGAGAG CCTCTGCCCTCTCGGCCCCTGAATGCCCGCCCAGGTCCAGGAAAGAAGGAGGCCCAGGGGTCTCAGTACCGCCACCATCCGCTGCGAACTCGGCGGCGCCCTCCCAAGGGCATGTACCTGAGCCCTGAGGGCCTCACTGCCGTGTCGGGGAGCCCGGACCTTGCCAACCTCACACTTCGAGGCCTCGACTCCCAGCTCATCTCCCTCAAGCGCCAG GTGCAAAGCATGAAGCAGACCAACAGCAGCCTCCGCCAAGCCCTGGAGGGGGGCATCGATCCACTCCGCCCCCCTGAG GCCAACACCAAGTTCAACTCCCACTGGACCACGGATGAGCAGCTTTTGGCAGTACAAG AGGTGATTGGGAACAAGACTCTGACCCAGGTGAAGACCTTCTTTGTGAGCTACCGGCGCCGCTTCAATCTGGAGGAGGTGCTGCAGGAATGGGAGGCCGAGCAGGATGGGGCCCCTGGAGCCCCCCCGGTCCCCATGGAGGAGGCTAGGAGAGGGGCTCCCTtgccagccccagccctggaggAAGACGATGAg GTCCAGATTACATCTGTGTCGACATCAGGACCCCGATCGGGGCCCCCTGCGCCGCCCCCTCCTCCGCCTCCCACCTCGCTGTCCCAGCCACCGCCACTGCTGAGGCCACCTTTGCCCACGGCTCCCACCCTGCTCCGCCAGCCACCCCCACTCCAGCAGGGCCGCTTCCTCCAGCCCCGGCTGGCCCCCAACCAGCCCCCACCACCTCTCATCCGCCCTGCCCTGGCTGCCTCCCGCCACGGTGCCCGCCCGGGCCCTCAGCCCGCACCCACCCTGGCTGGAGcccccctggagcctccagcaCCCTCGCTCTGA
- the RCOR2 gene encoding REST corepressor 2 isoform X4 produces the protein MPSVMEKPSAGSGILSRSRAKTAPNGGQPHSEDDSSEEEHSHDSMIRVGTNYQAVIPECKPESPARYSNKELKGMLVWSPNHCVSDAKLDKYIAMAKEKHGYNIEQALGMLLWHKHDVEKSLADLANFTPFPDEWTVEDKVLFEQAFGFHGKCFQRIQQMLPDKLIPSLVKYYYSWKKTRSRTSVMDRQARRLGGRKDKEDSDELEEGRGAVSEGEPDAGDPKREPLPSRPLNARPGPGKKEAQGSQYRHHPLRTRRRPPKGMYLSPEGLTAVSGSPDLANLTLRGLDSQLISLKRQVQSMKQTNSSLRQALEGGIDPLRPPEANTKFNSHWTTDEQLLAVQGPDYICVDIRTPIGAPCAAPSSASHLAVPATATAEATFAHGSHPAPPATPTPAGPLPPAPAGPQPAPTTSHPPCPGCLPPRCPPGPSARTHPGWSPPGASSTLALSPEAFRQPEAPEPLCRMSSGTSSFTEDRRD, from the exons ATGCCCTCGGTGATGGAGAAGCCGAGCGCGGGCTCCGGGATCCTGTCCCGCAGCCGGGCCAAGACGGCGCCCAACGGCGGACAACCCCACTCGGAGGATGACAGCAGCGAGGAGGAGCACTCGCACG ACAGCATGATCCGCGTTGGAACCAATTACCAGGCCGTAATTCCGGAGTGCAAGCCTG AGAGCCCCGCACGCTACAGTAACAAGGAGCTGAAGGGGATGTTGGTGTGGTCGCCCAACCACTGTGTGTCAGATGCCAAGC TTGACAAGTACATTGCGATGGCCAAGGAGAAGCATGGTTACAACATCGAGCAG gcactgggcaTGCTCCTGTGGCATAAGCACGACGTAGAGAAGTCTCTGGCTGACCTGGCCAACTTCACCCCGTTCCCGGACGAGTGGACGGTAGAGGACAAGGTGCTGTTTGAACAGGCCTTTGGCTTCCATGGCAAATGTTTCCAGCGGATCCAGCAGATG CTGCCTGACAAGCTGATTCCCAGCCTGGTGAAGTATTACTACTCTTGGAAGAAGACCCGCAGCCGGACCAGTGTGATGGACAGACAGGCTCGGCGGCTGGGGGGCCGAAAGGACAAAGAAGACAG TGATGAGCTTGAAGAGGGACGAGGAGCCGTGAGTGAGGGGGAGCCGGACGCTGGAGACCCCAAGAGAGAG CCTCTGCCCTCTCGGCCCCTGAATGCCCGCCCAGGTCCAGGAAAGAAGGAGGCCCAGGGGTCTCAGTACCGCCACCATCCGCTGCGAACTCGGCGGCGCCCTCCCAAGGGCATGTACCTGAGCCCTGAGGGCCTCACTGCCGTGTCGGGGAGCCCGGACCTTGCCAACCTCACACTTCGAGGCCTCGACTCCCAGCTCATCTCCCTCAAGCGCCAG GTGCAAAGCATGAAGCAGACCAACAGCAGCCTCCGCCAAGCCCTGGAGGGGGGCATCGATCCACTCCGCCCCCCTGAG GCCAACACCAAGTTCAACTCCCACTGGACCACGGATGAGCAGCTTTTGGCAGTACAAG GTCCAGATTACATCTGTGTCGACATCAGGACCCCGATCGGGGCCCCCTGCGCCGCCCCCTCCTCCGCCTCCCACCTCGCTGTCCCAGCCACCGCCACTGCTGAGGCCACCTTTGCCCACGGCTCCCACCCTGCTCCGCCAGCCACCCCCACTCCAGCAGGGCCGCTTCCTCCAGCCCCGGCTGGCCCCCAACCAGCCCCCACCACCTCTCATCCGCCCTGCCCTGGCTGCCTCCCGCCACGGTGCCCGCCCGGGCCCTCAGCCCGCACCCACCCTGGCTGGAGcccccctggagcctccagcaCCCTCGCTCTGAGCCCCGAGGCCTTCCGCCAACCGGAGGCTCCAGAACCCCTTTGCCGGATGTCCTCAGGGACCTCCAGCTTCACTGAGGACAGAAGAGACTAG
- the RCOR2 gene encoding REST corepressor 2 isoform X3, with product MIRVGTNYQAVIPECKPESPARYSNKELKGMLVWSPNHCVSDAKLDKYIAMAKEKHGYNIEQALGMLLWHKHDVEKSLADLANFTPFPDEWTVEDKVLFEQAFGFHGKCFQRIQQMLPDKLIPSLVKYYYSWKKTRSRTSVMDRQARRLGGRKDKEDSDELEEGRGAVSEGEPDAGDPKREPLPSRPLNARPGPGKKEAQGSQYRHHPLRTRRRPPKGMYLSPEGLTAVSGSPDLANLTLRGLDSQLISLKRQVQSMKQTNSSLRQALEGGIDPLRPPEANTKFNSHWTTDEQLLAVQAIRRYGKDFGAIAEVIGNKTLTQVKTFFVSYRRRFNLEEVLQEWEAEQDGAPGAPPVPMEEARRGAPLPAPALEEDDEVQITSVSTSGPRSGPPAPPPPPPPTSLSQPPPLLRPPLPTAPTLLRQPPPLQQGRFLQPRLAPNQPPPPLIRPALAASRHGARPGPQPAPTLAGAPLEPPAPSL from the exons ATGATCCGCGTTGGAACCAATTACCAGGCCGTAATTCCGGAGTGCAAGCCTG AGAGCCCCGCACGCTACAGTAACAAGGAGCTGAAGGGGATGTTGGTGTGGTCGCCCAACCACTGTGTGTCAGATGCCAAGC TTGACAAGTACATTGCGATGGCCAAGGAGAAGCATGGTTACAACATCGAGCAG gcactgggcaTGCTCCTGTGGCATAAGCACGACGTAGAGAAGTCTCTGGCTGACCTGGCCAACTTCACCCCGTTCCCGGACGAGTGGACGGTAGAGGACAAGGTGCTGTTTGAACAGGCCTTTGGCTTCCATGGCAAATGTTTCCAGCGGATCCAGCAGATG CTGCCTGACAAGCTGATTCCCAGCCTGGTGAAGTATTACTACTCTTGGAAGAAGACCCGCAGCCGGACCAGTGTGATGGACAGACAGGCTCGGCGGCTGGGGGGCCGAAAGGACAAAGAAGACAG TGATGAGCTTGAAGAGGGACGAGGAGCCGTGAGTGAGGGGGAGCCGGACGCTGGAGACCCCAAGAGAGAG CCTCTGCCCTCTCGGCCCCTGAATGCCCGCCCAGGTCCAGGAAAGAAGGAGGCCCAGGGGTCTCAGTACCGCCACCATCCGCTGCGAACTCGGCGGCGCCCTCCCAAGGGCATGTACCTGAGCCCTGAGGGCCTCACTGCCGTGTCGGGGAGCCCGGACCTTGCCAACCTCACACTTCGAGGCCTCGACTCCCAGCTCATCTCCCTCAAGCGCCAG GTGCAAAGCATGAAGCAGACCAACAGCAGCCTCCGCCAAGCCCTGGAGGGGGGCATCGATCCACTCCGCCCCCCTGAG GCCAACACCAAGTTCAACTCCCACTGGACCACGGATGAGCAGCTTTTGGCAGTACAAG CCATCCGTAGGTATGGCAAAGACTTTGGGGCTATTGCAGAGGTGATTGGGAACAAGACTCTGACCCAGGTGAAGACCTTCTTTGTGAGCTACCGGCGCCGCTTCAATCTGGAGGAGGTGCTGCAGGAATGGGAGGCCGAGCAGGATGGGGCCCCTGGAGCCCCCCCGGTCCCCATGGAGGAGGCTAGGAGAGGGGCTCCCTtgccagccccagccctggaggAAGACGATGAg GTCCAGATTACATCTGTGTCGACATCAGGACCCCGATCGGGGCCCCCTGCGCCGCCCCCTCCTCCGCCTCCCACCTCGCTGTCCCAGCCACCGCCACTGCTGAGGCCACCTTTGCCCACGGCTCCCACCCTGCTCCGCCAGCCACCCCCACTCCAGCAGGGCCGCTTCCTCCAGCCCCGGCTGGCCCCCAACCAGCCCCCACCACCTCTCATCCGCCCTGCCCTGGCTGCCTCCCGCCACGGTGCCCGCCCGGGCCCTCAGCCCGCACCCACCCTGGCTGGAGcccccctggagcctccagcaCCCTCGCTCTGA